The sequence TCATCCGGTGGGCGTAGCGGTCCAGCAGCGCCCCCTCGATCCAGCGGTGGTAGGCCAGGACCACCAGGTCCAGGGGGCCGTTGTCCGCTTCCCAGGACGCCATACGGGAGTTGAGCCCGTCGTGCCAGGAGCGGGCCCGCTCGCGGTAGCGGCGTACGGCGTCCGGACCATCGGCGGCCGCCTGCGACGCCGGGCCGCAGTGCGCGTCGAAGTCGCCGGTCCACGCCTCCACGCCCGCCTCGCGCGCCACGTCCAGCGCGGTGACCCGCTGCCCGTGCGAGGCGACCAGGCAGACCTGGAAGCGGTCCGGCGCGGTGTGCTGCAGCGCCAGCAGCGTGCGCAGGTTCCCGCCGGTCGCCGAGGCCAGCACGCCGATCCGCAGCGGGCGCCCGGGCCCGGACGGGCCGAGCACCCGCGCCCGGCGCGCCGTCCGGGTCATGACGCGCTCCCCTCGGCGGCCGCCGGGTCACCGGCCAGCAGCGCCAGTACCGCGGCGCAGCCGTCCCGCTCCGGATTGACCAGGTGCATATGGCGGGCGCCGGGAACGGTGCGGTGGTCCACGGCGAGCCCGCCGCCTTGCCACTGCTCGATCTGGTACTTCGTCAGCTCGGTGGGCACCGCCTGGTCGCCGGCCGCCTCGACGACGGTCAGCGACGCCAGATCGGCCCGCGAGGGCCGGGGCGTCGCCTCGTCGGCGGTGCCGCCGGCCGCCAGATGACCGGCGAGGAAGTGCCCGACGGCCGGCCCGCCGGTACCGGTCGCAACGGCCTGCGCCAGGTCGACGACCGGTGCCAGCAACACCGCACGCCGGCCCTCGCCCCGCCCGGCGACGGCGGCCAGCGCCAGGTGCGCCCCGGCGGAGTGCCCCACCAGCGTCGCCTCCCGCCACGGCGCACCCGCGGCATCCAGCCGCGCCAGTGCCTCGGCGGCGTCCTCGGCGGCCGCAGGCCACTGCCCGCCGTCCCAGGCCGGGCGGTACTCCACCGCGGCGGTGGCGCACCCGCGCCGCACCAGCGCGACGGCCAGCGGCTCCAGGTCGCGGGCGATGCGGTCGTGCCGCCAGAACCCGCCGTGGAAGATCACGGCCGCACAGCGGACCGGACCCCGCACGGGGGTGTACAGATCGATCCGCTGCCACGGCGAGTCGCCGTAGCGCAGAACCCCTTCCTGGACCGTCACAGGACGCCCATCGTCCTCAGGCGCCCGGCCCAGTGCTCGAACCGCTCATCGGACATACGGACCTCACGGCGCCGCTCCGCGCTCTCCTCCGCGGCACCCAGCCGGTACCACACCTGGCCGTCGGACCGGCGGATCATGAACGCCCGGTCCTTGCGCGCCGGACTCTGGATCATCAGCGAGATCGTCTCGGGCTCGGTGATCGTGGTGTGCAGCTGCTCGTGATCGAGCGTGATGCAGCGGCCCTCGGCCTCCTCGCGCACGAAGTACGGCCAGAAGCGGTCGACGTCGGCCCTCTCGTCCAGCGGCTGGTCGGTGGCGTAGAGGGTGTGCCGGTAGGCGCCGCGCAGGATGTAGGCGGTGAAGCTGTAGCGGTGGTTGTGCACCCGCTCGTACTGGTCGGTGTTGGCCAGCCGCAGCCTGATACGCAGGCCCTTCTCCTGGTCGTCCCACAGGACGATCTTGTCGTCCAGGGCGTGGCACTCACACTTCTCCCGCAGCGCCGGTGTGCGCCGGACCCGCTCCAGGAGGGTGCCCAGCAGCTCGGGGTCGTCACCGAGACGGCGGGCGATCCGCTCGGTGACCTCGGCCGCGGACTCGATGTCGTCCCAGCGCACCGTCGGCAGGGATTCCATCAGGGAGACCGCGGCCTGGGTGCGGTCGGCTGTCGCGCTGGTCATCACAGGACCTCCATTCCCCGCAGCCGCGCGGTGAGTTCGTCGTAGTACGCCTTGCTGATGCGCTTGCTGCCCTTGCGGGCCGCCTTCTCCTTGTCCTCACCGAAGCGCCACCACACCCGGCCGGTCTCCCGCTCGGTGATCAGCGAGCGCTCCTTCTCCGCGGGGCCGCGCAGGAAGAGGGAGACGGTGTTGGGGGTGGTGTAGGTGGTGTGGATCTCGGAGTGGTGCAGCGTGTAGCAGTTGCCGGCGACCTCGTTGGTCACGAACCGGGGGATCACCCGCAGGTCGGAGTCCTGGGCGTCGAAGTCGTCCTGGGCATCCTCCGGGACCCCCTCGGGGCGCCCCACCAGCTGGTGGCGGACGTGGCGGTAGTGACCGCGCAGGATGAGGGAGGTGAAGGTGAAGCGGTGGTCGTGCGGACGGTCCCGGTGATCCTCGGTCGAGACGTGCACCCGGATACGGAACCCGCGGTCCAGTGCGTCGTAGACCACCAGCTTGTCCAGCAGCCGGTGGTGCTCGCACTTGTCGAAAAGGTCCTCCTCCTCACGAGCCCGCTCCAGCAGATGCGTCATCGCCTGCTTGTCCTCGGCCAGGGCCGTGAGGATCTCGTTCGTCTGGGCCCGCGCCTTGTGCAGGTCCGACCAGTCGACGGTCAACCGGTCCAGTTCATCAAGCATCGCTTTCTCCTGTGTTCGCCGTGAGGGTGCTGTGCCAAGGAAGCGCCGGCGCCCGGGCGGGTAGGGCGCTCACTGCTGCGCGGACAGGGCGGCGGGCCGCAGCCCCGGGCCGTCCGCCTGGGTTCCGAAGGCGCGGTGCGCCGTGCCGCCGACCAGTTGCCACAGCGGGTCGGCAGCCACGCCCTGCCCCTGGGCGTTGCGGGTCTGCCGGGCCAGGGGCTGCGAGCCGGCCGCGACGATGCCGCCGTCCTGGTACCAGAGGCCGTTGTCATCGGTCTGGTGCAGGGCCTGCCCGCCGATCCGCGCGGAGTCGCAGCGGTCGGTCATCAGCATGGTGTTGGCGTGGCCCATCAGCTCGGCGGCGCGGGCGGCGATGGCCAGGTCGACATGTTCGCCGTCGAAGTTGATGCAGGCCGCGATCCGTCCGGCGGCCGCCTCGTTCATGATCGCGGCAGGCACCGGACCGGCGATCTGGTCCATGTCGGCCAGCGTCCAGTTCGGCAGGTCGTACGCGGTCAGGGTGCTCTCCCGCCTGGCCCGCGCGGCGGAGGTGCGGAAGGCGTGCTTGATGTTCAGCGGCATGTCGTTGAACAGGTGGTCGGTGATCACCCGGGCACCGCTGCCCGTCCACTCGCTCTGCCAGGCGATGTCGACGATGTCCCGGACGAGCTCGGCGCTCGCGGCGGGGTCCTGCCGGGTGAAGTGCCCCAGCGCGGGCCGCACCCCGTGGGCCAGCAGCTGCGGGACGATCCAGTCGAGGCGCGGGTGGCGGTCGTCGAGGTTGTCGTACAGGCCCGAGGCGGTGGTGAACGCGTCGGGCGACATCACGGTGTAGACCAGCCCGAGGTCGCCGAGCCTGGCCAGGCGCTCCCACTCGTGGCGGGTGGGGGCCCAGACGGTCGCCTCGGGGGTGCCGCCGTGGCTGGCGAGCAGCGGCCCCTCCAGCGCGATGCCGGGGATGTGCGGCAGCTTGCCGTTGCGGCGCAGGTCGGCGTAGCGCTGCATGAACCACTCGAACTTCTCGAGCGCGGACCGGTGGAGATAGAGCGTGGGGATGCACACCACGCCTTCCTCGGCTGATCTGCGATCGAGCAGGACGAGATCCAAATTGGCGAACTCCGAGAAGTCCACCTCGCCAAATCCGTGGCAATGCACCTCGACCGGGAGGGCTGGCGTCTCATTCATGGGCTGTGAAATCTCTCTTTCATTTCCTGATCCCGTGGACGTGCAGTTCCTCGAGGGCTCGCGCGTCGTCGAATGCGCCGAGGGACTCGAAGTAGCGCACGGTCTGCCGGGACATGGCGGCAAGGTGCTGGCTGAGGATCTCCGGCGGGTAGGTCTCCGCCACGACGCAGTGCGCGTCGTCCTCGCCCAGCCCGTAGCGGATCAGTTCCTCCCGGATCGCGGGCAGGTCCGGGTGGAGGAACGTCGTGATGAGCCGGGGCACCAGCCGTGCCGCGGCACGCCGCTCCGCCGGCGAGAGCTGGCCCCACATTTGCCGCAGGAACATGGCGAAGTACGCGTGGTGGCGCCCCTCGTCACCGGCGTGGTCGCGTACGGTCCCGGAGACCGCGGCCACCACCTCGGAGCTGTCGGGGACCTCGGCGAGGCTCGCGGAGATCAGGGTCTCCGACACCACCACGAAAAGGAGCTCGGCCAGCGCGCCGTCTGCGGGCGGGAGTTCGTCGAGGAGCCGGTGGAGCCGGTCCAGGAAGAACGGCTGGCGCGGCAGCCGCGGCGCGATCCCGGTCCGCTGCTCCACCTGTCGCGCCAGGTCGATGGAGAACAGCGTGTGGTACGCCTCGTCGCAATAGATCTTGTACGCGTCGAAGCGCATCTCTTCCGGGAGTTGCACGCCGACGGTGTTCTGCGCGATGGACAGGACCGTGCGGTTGACCACCAGGGACTCCAGCCGTGCCGTGAAGTCCAGGTAGCGGTAGAGGTGTTGGACCAGTAATTCCTCGTGCACCGCCGCGGGCAGCTCCTTCACCAGCG is a genomic window of Streptomyces sp. Edi2 containing:
- a CDS encoding alpha/beta hydrolase fold domain-containing protein, with the translated sequence MTVQEGVLRYGDSPWQRIDLYTPVRGPVRCAAVIFHGGFWRHDRIARDLEPLAVALVRRGCATAAVEYRPAWDGGQWPAAAEDAAEALARLDAAGAPWREATLVGHSAGAHLALAAVAGRGEGRRAVLLAPVVDLAQAVATGTGGPAVGHFLAGHLAAGGTADEATPRPSRADLASLTVVEAAGDQAVPTELTKYQIEQWQGGGLAVDHRTVPGARHMHLVNPERDGCAAVLALLAGDPAAAEGSAS
- a CDS encoding diiron oxygenase, with the translated sequence MCGTAGMFVGCAALTQCPKQLLLHRVAADDAPEPPSTPGDYRSPFRNWYERAAVRQAPRRTLREDESGRHYFPPELVPITQHPLVKELPAAVHEELLVQHLYRYLDFTARLESLVVNRTVLSIAQNTVGVQLPEEMRFDAYKIYCDEAYHTLFSIDLARQVEQRTGIAPRLPRQPFFLDRLHRLLDELPPADGALAELLFVVVSETLISASLAEVPDSSEVVAAVSGTVRDHAGDEGRHHAYFAMFLRQMWGQLSPAERRAAARLVPRLITTFLHPDLPAIREELIRYGLGEDDAHCVVAETYPPEILSQHLAAMSRQTVRYFESLGAFDDARALEELHVHGIRK